The DNA region CGCCCATAACCGCCAAAACGGTATAACTGGGACTAGATGATCTAGACCTTGGCGTGCTGGGCGGGCAGCCGAACGGGCCGATCGAGCGGCGGCAAGGCATGCAGGTCCAGGTACTTCACCCGGAACCGGAGGAATGGGCGCTCGATGCCGTGATAGGACAGCATCGAGACCACGGTGAGCACCGGCAGGACGATCAGCACCGTGGTGAGCATCGCGTTCTCCATGCCGCCCAGTCCCGGCACCTCGATCCACCACCGCCTGCGGATCAGTGTCTCCACAACGAGCATGTGCAGCAGGTAGGCGGAGAAGCTCAGTTCGCCGAACCGCGCCACGGTCGGCGCCGCCAGGCCGGTCGACTGGCAGGTCGTCACGTAGGTCAGCACGACCAGCGCCCACACCCCGCCCTCGATGTCGACCCACGCCAGGCGCCACGCGCCGTTGGCGTTGAACCCGCCGACCTGGTTGAACACCCAGAGCATCGCGACCGCGGCGGTCCCGGCGACACCGACCTTCCACCAGCCGCGGAAGCGCTCGCGGTGGCGGTGGCGGATGAACAGCCACGCGGCGATCATGCCGAGGAGGAACTGATCGATTCGCCCGGCCAGATTGTAATAGAGCGTGTCGAGCGTGGTCGGATTGGCGCTCACAGCACCCCGGAACTGATATTCGCCAATATCAGGCCGCCGGGCAGATTGCCCAGGCCGACCAGGGTCTGCAGGAATCCGAGAAAGGTGAACGACTGCGGGCTCGCGGCGATCGCGAGCACCACCAGCAGCAGGAACAACGGATAGATGCGCAGCAGCCGGTTGGCCATGAAGTGCCGGAACGAGACGTCGTGGCCGAAGGTGCCCACCGTGAAGATGAACCCGCTCAGGACCATGAACAGGCTGACGCCGGTGTGCCCCTCGAAAATGATCGTGCTCAACGGATTGACCGACGTCGGCCAGTCGGTCTGGCCGTTGAAAGGCCGACCGAAGCCTATATGGGCACCCAGCACCTGCGCACCGTGGAAGAGAATGACCAACAACACCGCGACCGCGCGCAAATGATCCACAGGGGCCAGGTACGGCCGGTTGTCGCTGCGCAATTCGCCCTCCCCAGGAACCGTGGCGAACCTATATCCGGGGGCCATTCGCGCGATCGGATTCGCCACAATGGCGTAATCGGCGATGTGAGCGGGGAGACATCCGGAGGCAGGCGCGAGATGATGGGGGCATGGACCTGCCCGCGCCGTATCTGATCTTGGTGGCGCTCCTGGTCGTCGGGCTGATCGGCGGCATCATCCGGTGGGGCCTGGGCCCCGACAGCGACCGGCGCAAGGACTACGGCCTGCTGCGCGAGGTCGCGAAGGTCCCCAGTTCCGACGCCGCCCGGCTGGTCGAACAGGAACTCCAGGACGCGGGCATCCGGGCCACGACGGTGCCCGCCGACGACGGCGCCGGGTTCCGGGTGCTGGTCTTCCCCGTCGATGAACGCATGGCGATAGACACGTTGCTGCGCAAGCATCCCGACTGAGCCCGTGCCCCCGGAGTCGGGGGCACGGGCTCAGGTCTCCTATCGGGCCGGGAAGACGACCGCGGCTGACGTGCCGCCGCGGCGGACCTGCTCGCCGACGGCCTGGACCTTGCCGCGAGGCAGGAACTCGATGGTCGCCGCCGCGCCGATGAACTGCTGCTGGGTGAACGTGTGCCCCAGCGCGCGCAGTCCGTCCGCCGCGGCGATGAACCCGGGCTCGGCCACCGTGGACGCCGTGTTGCGCTGGGTCGCACGCGGCGCCCAGACCGCGTCACGCAGGTTCATGCCCAGGTCGATCCGGTTGAGCAAGATCTGCAGGACGGTGGTGATGATCGTCGACCCACCCGGCGACCCCAGCGCCAGGAACGGCTTTCCGTCCTTGAGCACGATCGTCGGCGACATGCTCGACCGCGGCCGCTTGCCCGGCGCGGCCAGGTTCGGGTCGGGGGCGCTGCCCTGGGTCGGGGTGAAGTTGAAGTCGGTCAGCTCGTTGTTGAGCAGGAACCCGCGGCCGGGCACCACGATGGCGCTGCCGCCGACCTGCTCGATGGTGTTGGTGTAGGACACGACGTTGCCGCGCCGGTCGGAGACGACGAAGTGGTTGGTGTGCACCTCGTTCTCCGCCGACGCCGTGCCCGTGGCGGCCACGCAGCCCGCGTCGGGGGCGGTCGGGGCAGGCAGGACCTTGGTCGGGTCGATGAGGCAGGCCCGCTGGGCGGCGTAGGCGTCGGACAGAAGCCGGTCCTGCGGGACGTTCACGAACGCGGGGTCGCCGATGTAGCGGTTGCGGTCGGCGAAGGCGAGCTTGCTGGCCTCCAGGTAGTGGTGCAGCGCCTGGGTCTGGGTCATCCCGTTGACTTCGAAGGTCTCGAGGATGTTGAGCGCCTCGCCGACGGTGATGCCGCCGGACGAGCTGGGAGCCATGCCGTAGACGTCGTAGCCGCGGTAGCCGACGTGCGTGGGCGCGCGGTCGATGGTGCGGTAGTCACGCAGGTCCTGGACCGTCATCCGGCCGGGCGGCGGGGTGATCGTGGCGTCGGGGGCCAGCGGCGGGCTCTGGGTCGCGGCGGCGATGTCGCGACCGATCGAGCCGCCGTAGAAGGAGCGGGTGCCGTGCTTGGCGATCTCGCGGTAGGTGTTCGCGAGGTCGCGGTTGCGCATCAGCGCGCCGACCTCGGGAGCCGCGCCGCCGGGCAGGAACAGCTCAGCGCTGGAGGTGAACTGCTTGAGGCGGTCCTGGTTGGCGACGATCTCCGCGCGGAGCTCCGGGGTGAGCGGGAAGCCCTTGTCGGCGACCTTGATGGCGGGCTTGAGCGCCTCCTTGAGGCTGATCGTTCCCCAACGCTGCAGCGCGCGCTCCCAGGTGGCGAGCATGCCCGGCGTGCCGACGGACAAACCGCTGGTCACAGCCTTGAAGAAGGGGTACGGCGAGCCGGTGGCCGGGTCGATGAACATCTGCGCGTCGCCCGCGGCGGGCGTCGTCTCGCGGCCGTCGATGGTGGAGACCCGGCCGGTGCGCGCGTCATAGTGGACGAAGAACCCGCCGCCGCCGAGGCCCGCCATGAACGGGTCGGTGACACCGAGTGTGGCGGCCACCGCGACGGCCGCGTCAGTGGCGGTACCGCCTCTGCGCAGCACATCGATACCCGCCTTCGTCGCCTCCACGGTGTCGGAGACCACGGCGCCGCCATACCCCGTGGCCAGCGGTTCCTTGGCCAATCCGGGCGTCGCACTGGCGGTTGTCGGCGCGGCGATCAGCCCCACCGTCAACACCAAGGCTGTTGATAACGCCCGTGCTCGTGCAGTCATCGGTACCCCTCCATCGGCGGATCGGTGGTCCATGTCTACCCGGACGGCCCGACACCGGCTACCCGCCGAATGCGCGACGCAATCCCCTGTCGTCTTTCGGCTAGAGGGAAGATGCTGGTCACATGACCACGCCGACCGTCCGTCCGGGCGAGGCGTCACGGATCGCCGACCCGGACGAGGGCATCTCGCTGGACGAGCTGCGGCTCGCCGCGCGCAACCACGGTATGCCGCTGGAAGCGCTGCGCTACGACCTCACCCCGCCGGGACTGCACTACGTCCTGGTCCACTACGACATCCCGTTCGTCGACTCGGCGACCTGGCGGCTGGCCGTCGACGGCCGCGTCCGCACCCCGCTCGAACTGGACCTCGCCGCGCTCCGGGACCGCCCGAGCGTCGATCTCACGGTGACACTGGAGTGCGCGGGCAACGGCCGGGCCCGCCTGCACCCAAGGCCGGTGAGCCAGCCGTGGCTGGACGAGGCCGTCGGCACCGCCCGCTGGACCGGCACCCCGCTGGTCGGCCTGCTGGCCGACGCGGGCCTGCTCGACGACGCAGTCGACGTGGTGTGCACCGGCCTCGACCACGGGTCCGACCGAGGAGTCGAGCAGGACTACCAACGTGGCCTGGCCGTCACCGAGCTGGCCGACGTGCTGGTCGCCTACGAGATGAACGGCCAGCCGCTGCCGCCGCAGCACGGCGCGCCCGCGCGGCTGATCGTGCCCGGCTGGTACGGGATGGCGAGCGTGAAGTGGCTGAGCCGGATCACGGTGCTGGCGGAGAAGTTCACCGGGTTCCAGAACGAGGTCGCCTATCGGATCAAGGCCGACCGGGAGTCCCACGGCGAGCCGGTCACCCGGATCAAGCCGCGCGCGCTGATGGTGCCGCCGGGGTTCCCGGCCTTCATGACCCGGCGGCGGATCGTGGAGGCGGGACCGGTCGACCTGTTCGGCCGGGCCTGGTGCGGCACGGGTGTGGTGTCACGGGTGGAGGTGAGCGTCGACAACGGCCTGACCTGGGCGGACGCGGACCTGGGCGGGGCAGGCTCCCGCTACGCGTGGCGGTCGTGGAGCCTGCGCTGGGCGGCGTCACCCGGCGACACGGTGCTCATGGCGCGCGCGACCGCCGAGGGCGTGACACAGCCCGTCGAGCAGCCGTGGAACACGCTGGGCATGACGAACAACATGGCCCAGCGGATACCGGTGACTGTCCGCTAGCGGAGGGGTTCGGCGTCGACGCGGCGGACGTCGGCGCCGAGGCGCTGCATGTTCTCCACGAACATCGGGTAGCCGCGGTCGATGTGGAAGACGTCCCACACCTCGGTGACCCCGTCGGCCCGCAGACCGGCCAGGACCAGGCCGACGCCCGCGCGGATGTCCGAGGCCCACACCGGCGCGGAGGACAGCCGCTCGACCCCGCGAACCACCGCGTGGTGGCCGTCGGTGCGCGCGTCGGCGCCGAGTCGGACCATCTCCTCGACGAAGCGGAAGCGGGCCTCGAACAGGTTCTCGGTGATCATCGACGTGCCGTCGGCGATGGTGGTCATCGCGATGGCGAAGGGCTGGAGGTCGGTGGCGAAGCCCGGGTAGGGCAGCGTCACGAAGTCGACCGCCGTTGGCCGGTCGTGCTGGACGACCCGGAACCCGTCGTCGTAGGTGGTGATCTCGGCGCCCGCCGTGCGCAGCTTCTCCAGGACAAGGTCGAGGTGGTGCGGGTTGACGCCCTTGACGGTGATGTCGCCCTGCGTCATCGCGGCGGCGAACGCCCAGGTCGCGCCCACGATCCGGTCCCCGACGACCCGGTGCTCGGTCGGCTTGAGCGAGTCGACGCCGTGCACGGTCAGCGTGGAGGTGCCCGCGCCCTCGATCTTGGCGCCCATCTGCTGCAGCATCAGGCACAGATCGACGATCTCGGGCTCGCGCGCCGCGTTGTCGATCACCGTGACGCCGTTGGCCAGCACGGCCGCCATCAGGATGTTCTCGGTGGCGCCGACACTGGGGAAGTCGAGCCAGATCTGCGCGCCGTGCAGCCCCTCGGCCTCGGCAACGACACACCCGTGCTCGATCTCGCTGGTCGCGCCCAGCTGCCGCAGCCCGTTCTGGTGCATGTCCAGCGGCCGCGACCCGATCGCGTCGCCACCGGGCAGCGCCACGACCGCGCGCTTGCAGCGTCCGACGAGCGGGCCGAGCACGCAGACACTCGCCCGCAGCTTGCCCATCGATGGCGAGTCGGCGCGGTGGTTCAGTTCGGCGGGGGTGGTGATGACGGCGGTGTCACCGTCGAGGGTGACCTCGCACCCAAGGCTCCGCAGGACGTCGGCCATCAGGGGGACGTCGAGGATCTCGGGACAGTTGGTGAGGGTCGTGGTCCCCTCGGCGAGTAACGCGGCCGCCATCAGCTTGAGCACGCTGTTCTTGGCCCCGACAACTTCGACTTCACCGACGAGCCGGGCGCCGCCGTGAACCTGGAAGTGCTCTGTCACGGACGCAATGATGCCCCTGCGGCGGTCGGGTGGCCTGACCGGGGCATCACTAGGCTGGCCATATGTCGGTGCACATCACGCGGGTTTACACAAAGGTCGGCGACAACGGCTCCACAGCGCTCGGCGACGGCTCCCGAGTCCCCAAGACGTCGGTGCGTCTGGCTGCGTACGCGGACGTCGACGAGGCCAACTCCTCCATCGGCGTGGCGCTGGCTCTGGGCAACCTGGCCGACGACGTCGCCGACGTGCTCCGCGCAGTCCAGAACGACCTCTTCGACGTCGGCGCGGACCTGTGCACCCCGATCGTGCCGGACCCGCCGTACCCGGCTTTGCGGATCACCGAGGCTTACGTGACTCGGCTTGAGGGCTGGATCGAC from Alloactinosynnema sp. L-07 includes:
- a CDS encoding acyltransferase → MSANPTTLDTLYYNLAGRIDQFLLGMIAAWLFIRHRHRERFRGWWKVGVAGTAAVAMLWVFNQVGGFNANGAWRLAWVDIEGGVWALVVLTYVTTCQSTGLAAPTVARFGELSFSAYLLHMLVVETLIRRRWWIEVPGLGGMENAMLTTVLIVLPVLTVVSMLSYHGIERPFLRFRVKYLDLHALPPLDRPVRLPAQHAKV
- the ggt gene encoding gamma-glutamyltransferase, giving the protein MTARARALSTALVLTVGLIAAPTTASATPGLAKEPLATGYGGAVVSDTVEATKAGIDVLRRGGTATDAAVAVAATLGVTDPFMAGLGGGGFFVHYDARTGRVSTIDGRETTPAAGDAQMFIDPATGSPYPFFKAVTSGLSVGTPGMLATWERALQRWGTISLKEALKPAIKVADKGFPLTPELRAEIVANQDRLKQFTSSAELFLPGGAAPEVGALMRNRDLANTYREIAKHGTRSFYGGSIGRDIAAATQSPPLAPDATITPPPGRMTVQDLRDYRTIDRAPTHVGYRGYDVYGMAPSSSGGITVGEALNILETFEVNGMTQTQALHHYLEASKLAFADRNRYIGDPAFVNVPQDRLLSDAYAAQRACLIDPTKVLPAPTAPDAGCVAATGTASAENEVHTNHFVVSDRRGNVVSYTNTIEQVGGSAIVVPGRGFLLNNELTDFNFTPTQGSAPDPNLAAPGKRPRSSMSPTIVLKDGKPFLALGSPGGSTIITTVLQILLNRIDLGMNLRDAVWAPRATQRNTASTVAEPGFIAAADGLRALGHTFTQQQFIGAAATIEFLPRGKVQAVGEQVRRGGTSAAVVFPAR
- a CDS encoding sulfite oxidase; its protein translation is MTTPTVRPGEASRIADPDEGISLDELRLAARNHGMPLEALRYDLTPPGLHYVLVHYDIPFVDSATWRLAVDGRVRTPLELDLAALRDRPSVDLTVTLECAGNGRARLHPRPVSQPWLDEAVGTARWTGTPLVGLLADAGLLDDAVDVVCTGLDHGSDRGVEQDYQRGLAVTELADVLVAYEMNGQPLPPQHGAPARLIVPGWYGMASVKWLSRITVLAEKFTGFQNEVAYRIKADRESHGEPVTRIKPRALMVPPGFPAFMTRRRIVEAGPVDLFGRAWCGTGVVSRVEVSVDNGLTWADADLGGAGSRYAWRSWSLRWAASPGDTVLMARATAEGVTQPVEQPWNTLGMTNNMAQRIPVTVR
- a CDS encoding acyltransferase; this translates as MRSDNRPYLAPVDHLRAVAVLLVILFHGAQVLGAHIGFGRPFNGQTDWPTSVNPLSTIIFEGHTGVSLFMVLSGFIFTVGTFGHDVSFRHFMANRLLRIYPLFLLLVVLAIAASPQSFTFLGFLQTLVGLGNLPGGLILANISSGVL
- a CDS encoding cob(I)yrinic acid a,c-diamide adenosyltransferase, yielding MSVHITRVYTKVGDNGSTALGDGSRVPKTSVRLAAYADVDEANSSIGVALALGNLADDVADVLRAVQNDLFDVGADLCTPIVPDPPYPALRITEAYVTRLEGWIDEFNDRLSKLNSFILPGGTPGAALLHVARTVARRAERNAWALLADDAERTNILAAKYLNRLSDLLFVLARVANPDGDVLWKPGANG
- the murA gene encoding UDP-N-acetylglucosamine 1-carboxyvinyltransferase is translated as MTEHFQVHGGARLVGEVEVVGAKNSVLKLMAAALLAEGTTTLTNCPEILDVPLMADVLRSLGCEVTLDGDTAVITTPAELNHRADSPSMGKLRASVCVLGPLVGRCKRAVVALPGGDAIGSRPLDMHQNGLRQLGATSEIEHGCVVAEAEGLHGAQIWLDFPSVGATENILMAAVLANGVTVIDNAAREPEIVDLCLMLQQMGAKIEGAGTSTLTVHGVDSLKPTEHRVVGDRIVGATWAFAAAMTQGDITVKGVNPHHLDLVLEKLRTAGAEITTYDDGFRVVQHDRPTAVDFVTLPYPGFATDLQPFAIAMTTIADGTSMITENLFEARFRFVEEMVRLGADARTDGHHAVVRGVERLSSAPVWASDIRAGVGLVLAGLRADGVTEVWDVFHIDRGYPMFVENMQRLGADVRRVDAEPLR